In a single window of the Niabella ginsenosidivorans genome:
- a CDS encoding Gfo/Idh/MocA family protein — translation MKTNNSFSRRRFIGQSLAGVAGAGLVNLYGNPLFAQAPQPGKQDKVYRIGIIGCGNRSKATIGSINSVPEIEISALCDIVPHKMAQRAALIKDGPRPRFFTDYQKMLKEADLDAVAVVTPPGLHREHAIAAMEAGKHVFCEKPMALTVADCNAMLKVVEKTGKALQIGTQRRHAADYKLLVETIRTLPVGAIIYSDLNDYRGDWRVPAADEYPPGVGYWRLNQAQSGGAVFEMGAHIIDVNNWIMNSEPVTVSSIQGVNNPLLRKRDSMDHGGVIVRYANNALMNYGSVVYNYGPAAPDTFFGTKATIQFGGGQLSVNYGHPPGAALPDGLPASFKKPLPKGGGEVAQMKYFAEVLAGKKMPYPDGIIGRQTVQICEGSVRASQEHRAINIKELG, via the coding sequence ATGAAAACAAATAACAGCTTTTCACGCAGAAGATTTATAGGGCAGAGCCTTGCCGGAGTTGCCGGGGCCGGGCTTGTTAACCTGTACGGTAATCCGCTGTTTGCGCAGGCGCCTCAACCAGGTAAGCAGGATAAAGTTTACAGGATCGGGATCATTGGCTGCGGAAACAGAAGCAAAGCCACTATCGGTTCTATCAATTCAGTACCGGAAATTGAGATCAGTGCGCTTTGTGATATAGTGCCGCACAAAATGGCGCAGCGGGCAGCGCTCATTAAAGACGGTCCCAGGCCGCGGTTCTTTACGGACTACCAAAAAATGCTGAAAGAAGCTGATCTGGATGCGGTGGCAGTTGTAACACCTCCGGGCCTGCACAGGGAACATGCCATTGCGGCTATGGAAGCGGGAAAACATGTGTTTTGTGAAAAGCCCATGGCGCTGACCGTTGCTGATTGCAACGCGATGCTTAAAGTGGTTGAAAAGACGGGTAAAGCGCTTCAGATCGGAACCCAGCGCAGGCATGCAGCGGATTATAAATTACTGGTTGAAACGATCCGGACGTTGCCGGTTGGAGCTATCATTTATTCCGATCTGAATGATTACCGGGGCGACTGGCGGGTGCCGGCAGCAGATGAGTATCCTCCCGGAGTAGGTTACTGGAGGCTGAACCAGGCACAAAGCGGAGGTGCTGTTTTTGAAATGGGGGCACATATCATTGACGTAAATAACTGGATCATGAACAGTGAGCCGGTAACGGTTTCCAGTATTCAGGGCGTCAACAATCCATTGCTTCGCAAGCGCGACTCCATGGATCACGGCGGCGTCATTGTGCGGTATGCAAATAATGCGCTGATGAATTATGGCAGTGTAGTGTATAATTACGGGCCTGCTGCCCCGGATACATTTTTCGGTACCAAAGCTACCATTCAGTTTGGAGGAGGCCAGCTTTCCGTAAATTACGGCCATCCCCCCGGGGCAGCGCTGCCAGACGGGCTTCCGGCTTCCTTTAAGAAGCCGCTTCCGAAAGGTGGGGGCGAAGTGGCACAGATGAAGTATTTTGCAGAGGTGCTTGCAGGAAAAAAAATGCCCTACCCGGATGGTATCATTGGCAGGCAAACAGTTCAGATCTGTGAGGGATCGGTTCGCGCATCACAGGAGCACAGAGCAATTAATATTAAGGAATTAGGATAA
- a CDS encoding 3-keto-disaccharide hydrolase yields the protein MAQQKLSRRNFLRYSAPALLASPVVFPKWATGMLHEKGFVNLFDGKSLKGWHTNYEKIGHGTGGHWQVEKGVLTGEQDPPGSGNGGILMTDKLYGDFELRLDLKPDWGIDSGVFLRTNNKGECFQVYVDYHDGGQIGYISTEREGQPRMINRPFFINGIHDALGNLTGFETKPDPRDIAWKPDYLKYHCTPEEWKKAWKIGKWNNLRIRCVGKYPLITTWINGTRICEFDGATSPNPLNKKEELLEAFGRKGAIALQVHGGNVWRKGAKCRWKNIQIKEL from the coding sequence ATGGCACAACAGAAGCTTTCCAGAAGAAATTTTTTAAGATATTCAGCACCCGCATTATTGGCTTCACCGGTTGTTTTCCCAAAATGGGCAACCGGTATGTTGCATGAAAAAGGGTTTGTGAATCTGTTTGATGGAAAATCCCTCAAAGGGTGGCACACAAATTATGAAAAGATCGGTCATGGAACAGGCGGTCACTGGCAGGTAGAAAAAGGCGTGCTAACCGGCGAACAGGACCCGCCCGGCTCCGGCAACGGTGGAATTCTGATGACCGACAAGCTGTATGGTGATTTTGAATTGCGGTTGGATTTAAAGCCTGACTGGGGAATAGATAGCGGTGTATTTCTTCGTACGAATAATAAGGGAGAATGTTTCCAGGTCTATGTCGACTATCACGATGGAGGACAGATCGGGTATATTTCTACAGAAAGGGAAGGGCAGCCCCGGATGATCAACCGGCCCTTTTTCATTAACGGGATACACGATGCACTGGGAAACCTGACTGGTTTTGAAACAAAACCCGATCCGCGCGACATTGCATGGAAACCGGATTATTTAAAGTATCATTGTACGCCGGAAGAATGGAAGAAAGCCTGGAAGATCGGGAAATGGAACAACCTGCGGATCCGTTGTGTTGGAAAATATCCATTGATTACCACCTGGATCAACGGCACCAGGATCTGTGAGTTTGACGGAGCCACTTCTCCAAACCCGTTAAATAAAAAAGAGGAATTGCTGGAAGCGTTTGGAAGAAAAGGAGCCATTGCGCTGCAGGTGCATGGAGGGAACGTATGGCGTAAGGGTGCCAAATGCCGTTGGAAAAATATTCAAATAAAGGAACTGTAA
- a CDS encoding 3-keto-disaccharide hydrolase — translation MRILLIIGAVCYASLSVKAQKNITKDSVRITPEMTERWEPKPVVVTPGTITPDGRITPPSDAIVLFDGSGLSEWEGAPDSKVLVKGKDLSKFVPSAGKDAVWTVSGGVLTVNKAAGDIQTKRTFGDFQLHIEWRIPEGIHGEGQMRGNSGIFLQDIYELQILDSYKNETYVNGQAGSIYKQTAPVVNAMRKPGEWNVYDIIYTAPTFKKDGTYRTKPVVTVLQNGILIQNSTVIMGTTPFIGLPQVVPHQEGPIRLQAHGDKSEPVSFRNIWIREL, via the coding sequence ATGCGTATTCTGTTAATTATTGGCGCTGTTTGTTATGCGTCATTGTCTGTTAAAGCCCAAAAAAATATAACGAAAGATTCAGTTCGGATCACTCCTGAAATGACGGAACGTTGGGAGCCGAAACCTGTTGTAGTAACACCGGGAACCATAACTCCCGATGGAAGGATAACCCCTCCTTCAGATGCGATTGTTTTATTTGATGGTTCAGGACTGTCTGAATGGGAGGGTGCGCCGGATTCAAAAGTGCTTGTAAAAGGCAAAGATCTGTCCAAGTTTGTTCCATCAGCAGGGAAGGATGCCGTCTGGACGGTGTCGGGCGGTGTGCTGACCGTGAACAAGGCTGCCGGGGATATTCAAACAAAACGGACATTTGGAGATTTTCAGTTACACATTGAATGGCGGATACCTGAAGGGATTCATGGCGAAGGCCAGATGCGGGGGAACAGCGGTATTTTCCTGCAGGATATTTATGAATTGCAGATACTGGATTCCTATAAAAATGAGACCTATGTGAATGGTCAGGCCGGTAGCATCTACAAACAAACAGCGCCCGTCGTAAATGCAATGCGGAAGCCGGGGGAATGGAATGTCTATGACATCATTTATACAGCTCCTACTTTTAAAAAAGATGGCACCTACCGTACAAAACCGGTTGTAACGGTATTACAGAACGGGATACTCATTCAAAATAGCACCGTGATCATGGGAACTACGCCGTTCATCGGGCTTCCCCAGGTAGTTCCGCATCAGGAGGGCCCCATCAGGCTGCAGGCACATGGTGATAAAAGTGAACCGGTGAGCTTTCGGAATATCTGGATCCGGGAACTTTAA
- a CDS encoding hydroxypyruvate isomerase family protein, with the protein MERRNFIKKAAAAGGTAMLGLGATSRAASFMKEMTGDKKSISNRAKFRLKYAPGLTLFSAYAGKDPVDNMKFIADQGFRAVFELGMVNLPAATQEKIANAAARLGLEMAEFSLKIDFSGSTFVLQDPEIKEMLRKKVMAGIEVQKRTGINKALVVLGRYDQKLHWDYQTANVIDNLRMCCELAEKPGLTFVIEPLNHTNHPGLFLTRLPQAKMICIAVGHPNCRIVDDMYHQQITEGNIIPHMDNCWDYIGSFHIGDNPGRNEPASGEMNYRNIFRHIYEKGYKGTLCCEHGKSKPGKEGALAVIQAYREADSF; encoded by the coding sequence ATGGAACGTAGAAATTTTATAAAAAAGGCTGCCGCTGCCGGTGGCACAGCTATGCTGGGCTTGGGAGCCACCTCCCGTGCCGCTTCTTTTATGAAGGAAATGACAGGGGATAAAAAAAGCATTTCCAACAGGGCGAAATTCAGGTTGAAATACGCGCCCGGCCTTACCCTGTTTTCAGCGTATGCCGGGAAAGATCCTGTTGATAATATGAAGTTCATTGCTGATCAGGGATTCCGGGCGGTATTTGAACTGGGCATGGTTAATCTTCCTGCTGCTACACAGGAAAAGATAGCGAATGCTGCTGCACGATTAGGATTGGAAATGGCAGAATTCTCATTAAAGATAGACTTTAGCGGCAGCACCTTTGTATTACAGGATCCGGAGATAAAAGAAATGCTGAGGAAGAAAGTTATGGCAGGTATAGAAGTGCAGAAACGCACCGGCATCAATAAGGCGTTGGTTGTATTGGGCCGTTATGATCAAAAGCTTCATTGGGATTACCAGACTGCGAATGTGATTGATAACTTACGGATGTGTTGTGAGCTGGCAGAAAAACCGGGGCTCACCTTTGTAATAGAACCACTGAATCATACTAATCATCCCGGGTTGTTCCTTACGCGCCTGCCGCAGGCAAAAATGATATGCATAGCCGTTGGCCACCCAAACTGCAGGATCGTGGATGATATGTATCACCAGCAGATCACAGAGGGGAATATCATTCCGCATATGGATAACTGCTGGGACTATATCGGCTCATTCCATATTGGTGACAATCCTGGCCGTAACGAGCCTGCTTCCGGGGAAATGAATTATAGGAATATCTTCAGGCATATTTATGAGAAGGGATACAAGGGCACCCTCTGTTGTGAACATGGAAAAAGCAAACCCGGAAAAGAAGGAGCGCTTGCTGTGATACAGGCATATCGTGAAGCGGATTCATTTTAA
- a CDS encoding YeiH family protein has translation MKGKIYRFQNNSRYPQLLYILLLLTCCFPFVSASCALLLGLLASVLMGAPFKNLMNKWSGILLKASVIGFGFGIDIHVLVHAGRENIGVTAGFVLGALAIGILLGALLKIDKTIALLISVGTAICGGSAIAAVGSTVKANSDQLSVATGTVFLLNALALFIFPAFGHWLGLSQVQFGHWVAIAIHDTSSVVGASAHYGDEALKVASISKMLRILWIIPVLAVLVIGSSKNRGTLKFPLFIIGFILASCLFSLMPAEQKLFKDLYAIAKQMMVVSLFMIGSGVSVGTVKQVVGGKVLIQAVALWMLITIASLLVIVWL, from the coding sequence ATGAAAGGTAAAATTTACCGCTTCCAAAATAACAGCCGGTATCCACAGCTGCTCTATATACTGTTACTGCTTACCTGTTGTTTTCCGTTTGTGTCAGCCTCCTGCGCATTGCTGTTGGGATTACTGGCTTCCGTATTGATGGGCGCCCCTTTTAAAAACCTTATGAATAAATGGAGCGGTATTTTACTGAAAGCATCTGTAATCGGATTTGGTTTTGGTATAGATATTCATGTGCTGGTTCATGCAGGCAGGGAGAACATTGGTGTTACTGCAGGATTTGTGTTAGGCGCTTTGGCTATCGGCATCCTGCTGGGCGCACTCTTAAAAATTGATAAAACCATTGCATTATTAATTTCCGTTGGCACGGCAATCTGCGGCGGAAGCGCTATTGCAGCAGTGGGCTCAACCGTAAAGGCAAATTCTGACCAGCTCTCTGTTGCTACAGGTACTGTATTCCTGCTGAATGCCCTGGCCCTGTTTATCTTTCCGGCATTCGGGCACTGGCTCGGATTGTCGCAGGTACAATTCGGACATTGGGTTGCCATTGCTATACATGATACCAGCTCTGTAGTAGGCGCCAGTGCACATTACGGAGATGAAGCATTGAAAGTAGCTTCCATATCAAAAATGCTCCGGATCTTATGGATCATTCCCGTGCTGGCTGTTTTAGTGATCGGCTCTTCTAAAAACAGGGGCACATTAAAATTCCCTTTGTTCATTATTGGGTTTATTCTTGCCTCCTGCTTATTCAGCCTTATGCCTGCCGAACAAAAGCTGTTTAAAGATCTGTACGCTATTGCAAAACAAATGATGGTGGTGAGCCTGTTTATGATCGGCTCGGGCGTTTCGGTAGGAACAGTGAAACAGGTAGTGGGTGGAAAGGTGTTAATTCAGGCGGTGGCACTGTGGATGTTGATAACGATCGCATCGTTATTGGTGATCGTATGGTTGTAA
- a CDS encoding LysR substrate-binding domain-containing protein — MEDFRLKVFHSVARNKSFTKAAAELLITQPAVTKQVKNLEELLETRLFERVSNSVVMTQEGELLFRYTNEIFQLYKEFNFELSVLKAKPAGSFTVGASTTIAQYLISPVLGGFQKKFPEIRLNLMSGNTEAIENAVLSKSISLGIVEGKRHHTGLKYAELTSDELVLVTHAKSRYAKEDTIELDELKKMPMVLRERGSGTLEVIEIALQERNISLADLPVIMHLGGTESIKSFLENSHSVAFISMHAIHKEIQYGELKIIHIRGFRIMRHFSFIYLHGQPDKFSTMFMRYTRQHYKER; from the coding sequence ATGGAAGATTTTAGATTAAAGGTATTTCATTCGGTAGCGCGTAACAAAAGTTTCACAAAGGCAGCAGCAGAATTGCTTATTACCCAGCCGGCAGTTACCAAACAGGTCAAGAACCTGGAAGAATTACTGGAGACCCGGCTTTTTGAACGCGTCAGTAATTCTGTTGTTATGACCCAGGAAGGAGAGCTCCTGTTCCGGTATACCAATGAGATCTTTCAGTTATACAAAGAATTCAATTTTGAACTCAGCGTATTAAAGGCAAAACCTGCCGGTTCTTTTACGGTTGGGGCCAGCACCACTATTGCCCAATACCTGATATCCCCGGTATTAGGCGGCTTCCAGAAAAAGTTTCCGGAGATCAGGCTCAATCTAATGAGCGGCAATACGGAAGCAATTGAAAACGCCGTTCTGTCAAAAAGCATCAGCCTTGGCATTGTAGAAGGAAAAAGACATCATACGGGGCTGAAGTACGCTGAATTAACATCTGATGAACTGGTGCTGGTTACGCATGCAAAGAGCAGGTATGCCAAAGAAGATACCATTGAGCTGGATGAACTGAAAAAAATGCCTATGGTGTTAAGAGAGCGGGGATCCGGCACTCTTGAAGTGATCGAGATAGCGCTCCAGGAAAGAAATATCAGCCTTGCCGATCTACCTGTTATTATGCATTTGGGAGGTACTGAAAGTATAAAATCCTTTCTCGAAAACTCGCACTCGGTAGCGTTTATTTCAATGCATGCCATACACAAGGAAATACAATATGGGGAACTGAAAATAATCCACATCCGGGGCTTCCGGATCATGCGGCATTTCTCCTTTATTTATCTGCATGGGCAGCCGGACAAATTCTCGACAATGTTTATGCGGTATACCCGGCAACATTATAAAGAAAGGTGA
- a CDS encoding 3-keto-disaccharide hydrolase, with amino-acid sequence MTMKPEETEVWEPVPVIVKPGSGWDPPGDAVILFDGKDMSEWDIPENTRWVVKDGMVTIAASHARQVQPVWIFSRKMFGDIQLHVEWCSPEKIKGEGQRRGNSGIFLPGRYEIQVLDSYQNPTYVNGQCASIYKQYSPLVNACRRPGAWQTYDIIFRAPRFFRNGRLKSAARVTVIHNGVLVQNHVKIKGATTFIGNPEYVAHPVKQPLGLQDHGNAVSFRNIWLREL; translated from the coding sequence ATGACGATGAAGCCGGAAGAAACAGAAGTCTGGGAACCTGTTCCTGTTATTGTAAAACCAGGTAGCGGTTGGGATCCTCCAGGTGACGCTGTTATTTTGTTTGACGGAAAAGACATGTCTGAATGGGATATTCCGGAAAATACCAGGTGGGTTGTAAAAGACGGTATGGTTACAATTGCTGCTTCCCATGCCCGGCAGGTTCAGCCGGTATGGATTTTTTCCAGGAAGATGTTTGGAGATATTCAGCTGCACGTAGAATGGTGTTCGCCGGAAAAAATTAAAGGAGAAGGACAGCGCCGGGGTAACAGCGGTATCTTTCTGCCGGGGCGGTATGAGATTCAGGTGTTGGATAGTTATCAGAATCCTACTTATGTAAACGGCCAGTGCGCAAGCATCTATAAGCAATACTCCCCGTTGGTCAATGCCTGCCGCAGGCCGGGAGCATGGCAGACATATGATATTATTTTCAGGGCACCGAGGTTTTTCCGTAATGGCCGCCTAAAGTCTGCAGCCCGCGTTACGGTGATCCATAATGGCGTTTTGGTACAAAACCATGTAAAGATAAAAGGAGCTACCACGTTTATAGGCAACCCTGAATATGTTGCCCATCCTGTAAAGCAGCCCCTCGGTTTACAGGACCATGGTAATGCGGTAAGTTTCCGGAATATTTGGTTAAGAGAGCTTTGA
- a CDS encoding GMC oxidoreductase, protein MAENVYDAIVVGSGISGGWAAKELTEKGLKTLLLERGRNVEHIKDYVDAGKAPWEFPHRGQTTRQMKEDYPVLVRHYGTVEQRGLDFWVKEKESPFVEVAPFDWIRGYHVGGRSLMWGRQSYRWSDLDFEANAKDGIAVDWPIRYKDIAPWYDYVERFIGVSGAADGIPELPDGQFMPPMAMNCVEKDAAVRIQKHYGGKRHMIIGRTANITRQLPGRSPCQYQSKCGLGCFYGAYFSTQSSTLPAAVKTGNLTLRPWSIVTRVLYDKDTKRATGVEVLDAETNKTYEFKAKIIFLNASTLNTAWVLMNSATDIWPDGLGSSSGELGHNIMDHHFRVGANGEVDGYEDKYYYGRRPNGIYIPRFRNLNGEKRDYIRGFGYQGGAGRKGWGRNIAEFRIGAAFKDALTEAGGWTMGISAWGEILPYHENRAYLNKETKDKWGLPVLSLDASIKENEKKMRVDMMEDAKEMLEIAGVKNVKTFDGNYLMGGSIHEMGTARMGRDPGTSVLNAHNQVWDALNVFVTDGACMTSSACQNPSLTYMALTARAVDYAVSELKKQNL, encoded by the coding sequence ATGGCTGAAAATGTGTACGATGCCATCGTAGTCGGATCGGGTATCTCAGGCGGCTGGGCTGCCAAAGAACTAACGGAGAAAGGTTTAAAAACGTTGTTATTGGAACGTGGCCGGAATGTTGAGCACATAAAGGATTACGTTGATGCCGGCAAAGCGCCCTGGGAATTTCCGCACCGGGGGCAAACCACCCGGCAAATGAAAGAAGATTATCCCGTGCTTGTCCGGCATTATGGAACTGTTGAGCAGCGGGGGCTGGATTTCTGGGTGAAGGAAAAAGAAAGCCCCTTTGTAGAGGTTGCACCATTTGACTGGATCCGGGGGTATCATGTAGGCGGGCGCTCATTAATGTGGGGGCGCCAGAGTTATCGCTGGAGCGATTTGGATTTTGAAGCCAATGCAAAAGACGGGATTGCGGTTGACTGGCCCATCCGGTATAAGGATATAGCGCCGTGGTACGACTATGTAGAACGCTTTATTGGTGTGAGCGGTGCTGCAGATGGAATACCGGAGTTGCCTGACGGCCAGTTTATGCCGCCGATGGCAATGAATTGTGTTGAAAAGGATGCAGCAGTCAGGATTCAAAAACATTACGGCGGCAAACGGCATATGATCATTGGCCGCACTGCCAATATTACCAGGCAGTTGCCGGGCCGGTCGCCCTGCCAGTATCAGAGTAAATGCGGCCTTGGATGTTTTTACGGAGCGTACTTCAGCACGCAGTCATCTACTCTTCCCGCAGCAGTAAAAACAGGTAATTTAACACTGAGGCCCTGGTCTATTGTAACCAGGGTATTATATGACAAAGATACGAAACGGGCTACGGGGGTAGAAGTGCTGGATGCCGAAACCAATAAAACATATGAGTTCAAAGCAAAAATCATCTTTTTAAATGCATCTACCTTAAATACAGCCTGGGTATTGATGAACTCGGCAACAGATATATGGCCGGATGGATTGGGCAGCAGTTCCGGCGAACTGGGGCATAACATTATGGACCATCATTTCCGGGTTGGTGCAAACGGAGAGGTTGATGGGTACGAAGATAAATATTACTATGGCCGCAGGCCTAATGGCATTTACATACCCCGTTTCCGCAATCTGAACGGAGAAAAAAGGGATTACATCCGTGGGTTTGGCTACCAGGGAGGAGCCGGCCGGAAAGGCTGGGGCCGGAATATTGCAGAGTTCAGGATAGGCGCTGCATTTAAGGATGCATTAACAGAGGCCGGAGGGTGGACTATGGGCATCAGCGCCTGGGGCGAGATCCTGCCCTATCATGAAAACAGGGCTTATCTGAATAAAGAAACCAAAGATAAGTGGGGGTTGCCAGTTTTGTCCCTGGATGCGTCCATTAAGGAAAATGAGAAGAAAATGCGGGTCGATATGATGGAAGATGCCAAAGAGATGCTTGAAATTGCCGGTGTAAAAAATGTAAAAACCTTTGACGGCAATTATTTAATGGGAGGCTCCATACATGAAATGGGTACAGCGCGGATGGGGCGCGATCCCGGGACCTCCGTATTGAATGCACACAACCAGGTATGGGACGCATTAAATGTTTTTGTAACTGATGGCGCCTGTATGACGTCTTCTGCCTGCCAGAACCCATCCCTTACGTATATGGCATTAACAGCACGGGCTGTTGATTATGCCGTATCTGAACTGAAAAAACAAAATCTTTAA
- a CDS encoding gluconate 2-dehydrogenase subunit 3 family protein, whose amino-acid sequence MDRKEAVHRIALLLGGTVVGAELLSSCVSDVKKGHKLAGQEHISLLDEIGDTIIPSTSSPGAKAAGIGGFMLLMVQDCYKPADQKVFYEGIEAINKASNQKYNKVFLQLDAGQREALLLAIDKEQEDYMKKRDKKDPAHYFRMMKELTLLGFFTSEVGATKALRYVAVPGRYEEIPYKKGDKAWAT is encoded by the coding sequence ATGGATAGAAAAGAAGCCGTTCACAGAATAGCGCTCCTCCTGGGGGGAACCGTTGTAGGAGCAGAGTTATTGTCCTCCTGCGTATCAGATGTGAAAAAAGGCCACAAACTGGCCGGCCAGGAACATATATCGCTGCTGGATGAAATAGGAGATACCATTATACCATCTACCAGCTCACCCGGGGCCAAAGCCGCAGGCATAGGCGGTTTTATGCTGCTGATGGTGCAGGACTGTTATAAGCCAGCTGATCAAAAGGTTTTTTATGAGGGCATTGAAGCAATTAATAAGGCAAGCAACCAGAAATACAATAAGGTTTTTTTACAGCTTGATGCCGGGCAGCGCGAAGCGTTGTTGTTAGCAATTGATAAGGAGCAGGAAGATTATATGAAAAAGAGGGATAAAAAAGATCCGGCGCATTACTTCCGGATGATGAAGGAGCTGACCTTACTGGGGTTTTTTACTTCTGAAGTGGGCGCCACCAAGGCATTGCGCTATGTGGCCGTGCCGGGAAGATATGAAGAGATCCCCTATAAAAAGGGGGATAAGGCCTGGGCTACCTGA
- a CDS encoding Gfo/Idh/MocA family protein encodes MNRKLRMGMIGGGRNAFIGAVHRVAANMDGLIEVVCGALSTDPENALHSGRSLFLPEERIYLTYEEMLRKERQLPADQRMDFVTIVTPNFAHFEPAMMALENGFHVVSEKPLTLTLEEALQLQRKIQKTGLRLMLTHTYSGYPMVKEARSMVRAGKLGEIRKVIVEYPQGWLSRLVYKGGNPQAAWRADPERSGKSGCMADIGTHAAHLAEYVTGLRITELCAQLSVMTTGNSLDDDGNVLLKFNNGATGVLLASQVATGEENALKIRVYGQKGGIEWFQQEPNSLLVKWADSFMQTVRAGTRYTGLLSEDALHNCRTPGGHPEGYLEAFANLYRNFAGMLSAEMDGRNPSDQMLDFPSISDGVRGMAFIECVLASNASDEKWTKFTC; translated from the coding sequence ATGAACAGAAAACTCAGAATGGGAATGATTGGTGGCGGCAGAAATGCTTTTATAGGGGCTGTTCACCGTGTTGCAGCAAATATGGACGGATTAATTGAAGTGGTTTGCGGGGCGTTAAGCACTGATCCGGAAAATGCGCTGCATAGCGGCCGCTCGCTTTTTTTACCCGAAGAGCGTATTTACCTGACATATGAAGAAATGCTTCGGAAGGAACGTCAGCTTCCGGCAGATCAGCGTATGGATTTTGTAACCATTGTAACGCCCAACTTTGCACATTTTGAACCCGCAATGATGGCACTTGAAAATGGCTTTCACGTGGTGAGCGAAAAACCGCTTACCCTTACGCTGGAAGAAGCACTGCAGTTGCAGCGTAAAATACAGAAGACGGGTTTGCGGCTGATGCTTACACATACCTATTCCGGATACCCGATGGTAAAAGAAGCCCGCAGTATGGTAAGAGCCGGAAAACTCGGGGAAATCAGAAAAGTAATTGTTGAATATCCGCAAGGCTGGCTAAGCAGGTTAGTATATAAAGGCGGAAACCCACAGGCAGCATGGAGAGCCGATCCGGAACGTTCAGGCAAAAGTGGCTGTATGGCCGACATCGGCACACATGCCGCACACTTAGCCGAGTATGTTACCGGTTTAAGGATCACCGAATTGTGTGCTCAGTTAAGCGTGATGACTACCGGCAATTCTTTGGATGATGACGGGAATGTGCTGCTGAAATTCAATAATGGGGCCACGGGGGTGCTATTAGCTTCCCAGGTAGCTACAGGGGAAGAGAATGCGCTGAAGATCAGGGTGTACGGTCAAAAAGGGGGTATAGAATGGTTTCAGCAGGAGCCCAACTCATTGTTGGTAAAATGGGCGGATAGCTTTATGCAGACGGTACGTGCCGGTACCCGGTATACCGGTCTTCTGTCTGAAGATGCATTGCATAATTGCAGAACGCCCGGAGGCCACCCGGAAGGATATTTGGAGGCCTTTGCCAATTTGTACCGGAATTTTGCAGGAATGCTTTCCGCCGAAATGGATGGCCGCAATCCCTCTGATCAGATGCTGGATTTTCCATCGATCAGCGACGGGGTCCGTGGAATGGCTTTTATCGAATGCGTGCTCGCCAGCAATGCCTCTGATGAAAAGTGGACGAAGTTTACCTGTTAG
- a CDS encoding RNA polymerase sigma factor yields MAIDDQYTDSTLFKRVSESDEQAFNLIFDRYWPQVYGTTLHLTKKTEEARDLSQDIFIKLWENRSRLKDIVNPSSYLYTISRNLVIDHLRKNVFDPSNTDFLLNYFQSAASTPQEMAEYRELHNLLNNAVEALPGKIKEVFILSRYKGLTHEQIAAALGISVVSSKTYIVRALQLIRKFMLSHADTHLIWMAFVLLLQR; encoded by the coding sequence ATGGCTATTGATGATCAATATACAGACAGCACCTTATTTAAGCGTGTTTCGGAAAGTGATGAACAGGCTTTTAATCTGATCTTTGACCGTTACTGGCCACAGGTGTATGGCACTACCCTGCATTTGACCAAAAAAACAGAAGAGGCCAGGGACCTGTCCCAGGATATTTTTATTAAGCTATGGGAAAACCGCAGCCGGCTAAAAGATATTGTCAACCCCTCCTCTTATTTATATACAATTTCCCGAAACCTGGTCATCGACCATCTTCGCAAAAATGTTTTTGATCCTTCTAATACTGATTTTTTACTGAACTATTTTCAATCGGCGGCTTCCACGCCGCAGGAAATGGCGGAGTACAGGGAACTGCACAATCTGCTGAATAATGCAGTAGAGGCGCTTCCGGGGAAGATAAAAGAAGTTTTTATTCTTAGCCGCTATAAAGGGCTTACTCACGAACAGATTGCGGCAGCGCTTGGCATTTCTGTAGTTTCATCAAAAACGTATATTGTAAGGGCGCTGCAGCTAATCCGGAAATTTATGCTCAGCCATGCTGATACGCATTTAATATGGATGGCATTTGTCCTTTTGCTTCAGCGTTAA